In Plasmodium coatneyi strain Hackeri chromosome 4, complete sequence, the genomic window ttttgaaaaatttaaaacgTTATTGCTTTTAtataactttaaaaaaaaaaaaaaaaaaaaagaagaatattaaaataatgaaaaattgtatttcaatttttcatattttattttaaaaaaaaatacctcgtcatttttctttcttcttttttttttttttttttgttttctttttgttttctttcgTACACTTATTACTGATGTATCAATATATGTTTAAACatattctacattttttattcacgCTTTGTTAAATTTCTATCAACTGCTTAAAATGCGCATTCATATCAATAAAAATCAGTACACCTGTCGGtggatatatgtatatgtaatctGTTGTATAATTccatgtgtgtttttttttttttttttttttttttcgtatgaTATAATTTGACTGAGAGCTAATGTTGCGTTTCTTCTCAAACGTTCGTACGGGAACATACTCGTGCTTGcacattatatgtacacccatttgtggaatttttttttaagctgtTGAAAGGTTACACTTTACGTGGCcctcataaaaaagggaaggccAACATCCGCATGATTTGCGTTACGTCTTCAGCGTTGCGCGCGTCCGTGCAGATAAGTACgtgcatatatgttcatgcacatacacatgtatttttcctttcgtaAAATTCCATGTGGGTTATGTTTATGCCTTCATTTTCGTTTTGGCATActccactttttccttttcgtatcTCACTTTATCCTCCTGTGCCTTCTTTTCGTATGGAGCCTTTTCGTGCTCGTTTAATTTATTCCATGCCTCTCCAATCATCTTGCCAACAGTTGCAACGTCTTTGCTTAAATCAGGATCTCGACTTATGATCTctgctcttttttccttcgcgaAAAACATGTATGCAGATAGAGACCTTTTTGGTGCATGTGGATCCTTCTTGTTCTTTCTTCGTTTGCGTACTTCCTTGCCTCCCATATTTTTCATGccgttaaattttttcatggGATCCATGGTTTTGAGTGGGGTGCCTGCTATATATGCGACTGCTTGTACTTTTGTATGTATACGTCTGTGTATACTTCTGCACTTGCGTACGATTATGTGATGACCACCTTAAAGCTTTAAACGGTCGGAGAGGGGCGTGAACTCGGGAATTTTCCGTGAGAGTAGCGCTGCGTAATATACGCACACCTTAAAATGGGTACTTTTTAAAGCGAGAGGGGCGCAAATATTATACGTAcactttttaatataaaagaGATGTACGTATATAAGTGCATACGGAGGGTAAACTCTTCAATGCGTTAAAGACCACTACCGAGAGAGTATGTGTTTTTGTATATTGGGAGTTCGCCTaactttgcaattttgatAAATACGCGCATAATCGTGTATACACGGATACCAGAATGTACACtgtgaaagggggaaggaagggaaagaaaaaaagcattcACGTTTTGTGTCGTCGAAGAAAACTATGAATGGAGCAATGGCAACGTATACGGCTAACGTGCGCCACTAAAGTGTACGatgtaaattttaaaaaaacgaaagaaaatGCTTCTTTGCGTGTATTTTGCTAAAGTGGGGACGCGTGAAGGGATTTTACTCCTTCGGTGGGGACACGTACTTGCATAAGGATGAGTATattaacatatatacgtacatacgttCATGcgttcatatatacatatatacgtagcATACGCGTCAGCCCTTAAGTGGGGGGCAATTCATTCAATGTACTTTTGTATACTTGGCAAGCAAATGACGCATAAGCGTTTGTATATTAACTGGCGATATGAAGGTCTCTTACCTGTTTTGCATGAAAGTACGTAAggcaaagcaaaaaaaaaaaaaaaaaaaagcgaggaaatacttttttcaattgaaaagtaaaatattcttttGGTACTcgttaaataattttaaatatatttatttttttcaattcacGTTTTTGATTATATTATTACGAATATCATGTTCTGTATATAATTAAACTTATAAGTTGCTTATATGTTATTACTATATAATtactatatattatttatacgtaagtatttatatatacttgtATATGTATTACTATTGCGTATGCATAATATACTTGCGCTGCATCTTTTTAGTGAAGCATTaagcagaaaattttttaagtaataTCTTTGCGTAATCGCACAAATGGTGAATACATTACGGGCACGTCGTGCATTACTTTATCTTAAAAAGCGTAAATGATGacgaggcaaaaaaaaaaaaaaaaaaaaaaaatatatataaataaaattaaccCTTTGCGTTTGTAAAAAggatatataaaataaaccGTACGTACAAATTATGCGCAAAAACTTAAGAGCGCGCcacaatattatatattactaAGCACTGCGCAAGAAGAAATAGGTATTTTGTGCTCATTATATTACGTACGCTACGTATGGATTATACgtatatgcttttttttttttttttttttttttttttttgcgacaCTTACGCGGTATATATAGTATAACAAACGTACATTCAATTCACTATGTCGCGCTACGGTCGCGTATGCTTCCCGAGGTGAAGCTGATGCCTTCCTATTGCATCTCAAAATACGCTATGAAAAACAGAgggtatttaaaaaatgaagtgttGAGGCGGGCGCGACTGGGACGGAGGTATTTACGTGCTTACATTACATGCGCTacgtttaaaaaatacatagtATGAGTAATGAATGGCAATGTATGCAATATATAATTAGAGGGGCAATATATTTGAGTGCCCAGAATTAAAGCGCCGCAGCTTCTGGGTTAAGAAGGAGCTGAACATAGCTCATATATTTTCGCGCTTCAAAAATTGGCGCTCAATATTTGCGAGAATAGGGGCCCAAACTGTGCGCGGACCGTACGTGCAGTACAGTACGCTATAATATATAGCAAGCACAAGCTGGTAATATATGCCGATAAATAATGTACATTAATTACGGCgcgcaatttttaaatgtacgatataaaaatataatatgtgcttattttatgtgatttattttttgccccccgtttatatatatgccgcATAAATGCCCGTAACTGTcatcgtattttttttttaatatataaaaccTGCGCCTCAGTTTATGCGTACTGCTCATGCGCTTTTAGTGGCTTATTCCCCTTGATGGGAGCTCCTGCATCATATGGTATGCTTAAATGTGGTACTATAAtacgtttatatttttacgtatccattttttgcatataatTAAACATTACGCATACGTGTCATGCCCgtggcccttttttttttttcaagccCCCgcgcatatataatacaaatGTATCCCTTTGCGGTACGCCCAATAATATATTGCCCGTGAACCACGTTATATGCGAACAATTTTAATCGCAAAACAAACTACATAACTGAATCGTCCCTTACAGGagattatttttatttaatcaTTTCTTCTTAGTGGAGGcattactttttatttactaACATTAACCATCCCgtggaatgtttttttttcccttttttttattttttcgtatcattttgcttttttataTGGTTGTACTTTTTGCCCAGCTTATAACCCATCGGGCGTAGCGTATTTTTGCGCCCATATGCCCGAACGTAAACGTAAGTGGGGGGATGGGCAAACCGGTAAGTTGGCAAACGGACAAATGGGCCAACCGACAAATTTATACCCTGTTGGCTCTcttcttgaaaaaaaaaaggtgaataaaaatttcccaGCGAATTTCGCGCACTTTAACCTCCTATTCCTGAGTGAACAACTTTGTCTAAACAGATTAACCAGCATAGGGATTACCCGCGGGGGGTATGCCATTTCTGCCAGGGCAGCTTAACTGGAGTATATATCGTTGTACCAACCGCCtgggcatatatatgtgtggttTTCCCTCGCCCATCTTTACTCCATCTGTTTATGAGAAGTGTTGGACGTAGCTTAGCATACCACAAGGGAGTTCAATTTTCCGCTATGCAAATGCGCATATTATTCGCATAGGTCTATTTCCCCCCTTATTTGGTTCTTCCCATTTCCGCCATTTCACCTGCAACGAATTTGCCAAGGGGTACCTTTGGCAGATATAAGGTGTGTTCTGAAGAGATTCACCAAGGgggttattattttttcctttttcttttttccatcaagAGGGATGACAGAATAATGTAAAAGTCCCCCCTCAACTATTTTCACCTCTCATGTCCACGCAACAAAATGGTGTAGTGGCAAACACATCACGTGGAAAAATCCCCCCATGAGTTAATGTACATGTGGCCAACAGTTCACACCAGGGATAAAAGGCACGCGGTAACTCACTTTTCTGTACCCTTagtggaaaaattttccGATAATTGCGCTCCACATTTTCCCACCCCCATTGAATTTAACACGCACGACCGTTCGCATATTGTAGACTCTCGAACAGACTCGTTCTCATACGCATAACATACGATTAGGTACATGCAGGGGGGTGTAATAAAATCACAAATGGAGCGTAGTTTCTTCACCCCTCCTTGAATGTACACTTGGAAAATAGTACTCTCTTTCCTTTGTGCCATTCGCACACCGCGTAATGATAAATCAATGTGCAAGCAAATATTCCCTTCTTTTACGTATAATATTTGGcggttaaagaaaaaagcagaaaaaaaaaattattatgacTCTTGATGGGAAAGCAGCAAAAGGTTAACCACTTAGATGGGTCATTGTTCTTACACATTTTCAACACATAACCAtcgcttgttttttttttttctatgatgggaaaaaaactgCTAACTTTTTGCTCCACGAAATTGGTTAgcaaaaattgttaacaCTAACTttgttgtgaaaaaaaaaaaaaaagtatgttcTTTTGTCATTCTCGCTAAAGGGCACATACATAAATGCGAACCTCGTTGCCACCAAAATGGAACTCGTGTCATCACATATAAAATGTTTacccaaaaaatgaacaattaACATACTGCCAGTGGTGTGCGTGCGTGCCGGCGAATCGTCGTCCGTACTGCACAGAACAAGTGCAGAAGGATAAAATTCGAATACCAGCCACAGCTGCAATCCGAACTTAACAGACGGAGAACATatccctttctcttttttaattctcaaaaagggagaaaaaaaagagcccctcctaaaaaaagagagactTTTGCGCGAAGTGCTGCGTAAGGAATGTCGTGCGAAACGGCAAATCAGGAAGTATAAAAAAGTGCAATTTTGCACACGCAAGGTGGTATGCCCGCATTTTTACATGCCGCGTGAGCGCTTTTTGCGTATTTTTTgcttatacattttttttttctttccactcCCCGTTACACGCACTTCACACACATCCAAATGGTAAGGGCTTTTCCAAGAAGGTTTGCTATGCCTGTCTACGGCAGTGCAAGTATGCGTTTtttcgcgaaaaaaaaaaagcagacgGGTGAAGCTTCAACACGCAGTAGCTACATAATTCCTTGCGTGCGATACAGTCCTGAGCACATCCGGGAAAAGGTTGCTCAAAATCGTGAAATCCGTTCCTACAAATGAACcgcaaagaaaaataatgtcAAGCTTTGCTAGAGATGTGTGTACACTCCTGTTAGAATATCTTCCTGTCAAGAGCTTAATTAGTATAATGAAAAGCAGTTTCCATCTtgaagtatttttttttttttttttttttttttctccttttaaaatacaaaaataaatttagCTAACTCATTTTGAGAACTTACACACTTGGTGTTACCCCCATTTTGGCGTTAATTTTCCACAAATTTACATAAAACAGGGAAAGGTAAAATTCCTTTAGCGACAAACCTGACGAAGGTGTGCAAAGTGGGAACTACACATCGCAAAAGGCAGATGGTAAAGCTGACCCtttgggaggaaaaaatgtaaaaaaaaagaaaaagtgacaattctccatttttcccttccaacGTTTTTCCAACACAGTGCATCCTCATTgcatgttttaaaaaaaaaaaaacttcaacGTGGTAACATACAATTGTGCGTAacctcttttttaaaaaaatgactccaaataaaaaaaaccacAAAAACTACGAATCTCACAAATCCCTCCAATCTCGGGAAGATCGCGAAAGCCACCATTTTCGCAAGGTTCACaattttcacctgaacgatAACGAAATTTTGAGCCCTACCAAAGGAGGCATAAAATTAGATGTGAACAAACTGAGCATATTAAGTTTTTCTGGCACACcaagaaaggaggaacagaaaaaaaaggaaagccgCCTCCCCAATTATGAGCAAATTCAAAATAACACCCTAGACTTTTACATTCCATTAAATGAAAGAAGTGACACAcctaagaaaaatataagcaaCGTCACTACGACtgaaaaaacgaagaatcagaaagaaaaacacaGCTTCGACTCGTCCTCTTcgtctttcttttcctccccttATTCATCCCATTCGTGCGTATCGGATAGCAGTTCTTCCGTGCTTAGTCCAAGTGCCATCCACGAACCCCAGGTGACGCACTTCATCATATCCTCGGACACCACACCCCGGAAGGCGGCAATAAGTGAAAGTCCAAGAAAACAAACCGGAGTTACAAACACACAGAATTATGACCGCATGAGAAGATCGCCCAGAAACCTAAGCACAAGTAAATCCAGCACAGAAAAAGATAGCTACAAGAAGAAGGATGgcgagggaaggaaagaaaaaaaaagaaactccaAGGAAACCAAGGTGAATAACTCTTATGACAATGTGCGAACCCTCAGGAGCGCAACGAAGGAGAAATCACTGAGGAGCAAATCGCAGAAGGACGAAAAGAAAGTGGTCAGCGGGACGCGCTCTAGTGTGCTGCTCAAGAGGAAAAGCCAGTGCCTATGGAAGGATTCGTACGTGTATCAAAACCTGCTGAAGAGGGCGAAAACCGGGGTACCCCGGAAAAGTGGCCGCAGCGACAACCGAAGCAACCGAAGAAACGAAAGTGATGATGAAGACGATAGCGGAAGTACCGGCCAGAGCAGCGCCAGACCCAGCACAAGGAGCAGCTCCTCGGTCCGGAGGCAGACGCAGAGACAGACGCAGAAAAAGAACCGGCCACTTAGACACGCCGCAACGATTAACAAGCGAAGCAGCATGCTACCCGTGAGAGAGCAGAAAAACAGAGGCGACAACGAGGAGAAAGAACAACACAAAGAATTTACAATCGAAGAAGTGGAAAAGCTTACCAAAGACGCTTCCATAAAACTCGTAGAGAAAAACTCCTGCCAGTATGAGGACGGCGTGATTTACGAAAGTTTATTCATCAACCAGGTGAAGTACAGCATTGGAGACGACGTGCTGCTTTTTTGCATGGGTAGCGGTGAAGGCGGCACCGGGACAAGCGGCACCACCACCCGCCAACCGAGCAAGAACAAGAACAAACAGAAGAATGGGTACCAACTGAGGAAGGGCAAAATATCAAGTTTCTACCAAAACGAAGAAACCAACCAGGTAGAGGCAGaagtgtgcatatacattgACCAACACGACGCCGCATGTATAAGGGAGCTGTGCGAAAAGCAAAAATCCAGACGGTCCAAGGCAGACTTCGAAGTATTCCTAGACGAAAAAACGAGAAATTTCTACCTACTAGGAAATATAGACTTTAAAATAGTAGATGCGAAaatgattttaaaaaaaatcaacgtATACAATGAGAAGAGTCTCTACGATGAGGACAAAACGTCCAAACAGGGAAAGGACAAGTTCCTTTGCACGCACTACgtaaaagaaagagaagaaagaatatgCGACGTGCAGAACAGTGAACATTGGGATAATATGGTCCTGGGTTCTAGTGACCTGTACTATTCCTTCTCCAACGGGAAAAAGAGCAGCAAAAATAAGTCTCTCAAAATGATTATAGAAAAGCTCAAGGTGAACGAAGCAGGGGGGGTGAATAACCAAAGCGATAACGCTACAGTCAGTCCTAGCAACACTGCCACTAGTAGCAAAACACGAAGCAGCAACAAACGAACGGGCAGTACACTCAAGGCGACCCCAACCAGGGGAAGCACACCCAAGCAGAGTGCACAAAAGAACGCTAAGGTGGACATAAATAATTTCATAAAACAGGACCAAGAAAATTACTACGTGAATCTGCTACGCAATATCACAGACCCCACAGATAAGGCCATCCGAATGATGCAGCTGGATGTAGTCCCAAAGTACCTCCCCTgcagggaaaaggaaataaaagaagtccACGGATTCCTCGAATCAGGTATTAAACAATCAGGCAGTAATCAAATCCTATACATTAGTGGAATGCCAGGAACGGGAAAAACAGCCACAGTATATAGTGTGATCCAACTGCTCCAACACAAGACGAAGCAAAAATTGTTACCCGAATTTAACGTCTTCGAAATAAACGGAATGAACGTAGTCCACCCGAATGCAGCGTATCAAGTGCTCTACAAACAgctcttcaataaaaaaccACCAAATGCCTTAAACGCCTTTAAAATGCTAGACAGACTTTTTaaccaaaataaaaaggacaaCCGAAATGTATCCATCCTTATAATAGACGAGATAGACTACCTGATCACGAAAACGCAAAAGGTCCTGTTCACTCTCTTTGACTGGCCAACGAAGGTAAACAGCAAACTCGTTTTAATA contains:
- a CDS encoding Origin recognition complex 1 protein; translation: MTPNKKNHKNYESHKSLQSREDRESHHFRKVHNFHLNDNEILSPTKGGIKLDVNKLSILSFSGTPRKEEQKKKESRLPNYEQIQNNTLDFYIPLNERSDTPKKNISNVTTTEKTKNQKEKHSFDSSSSSFFSSPYSSHSCVSDSSSSVLSPSAIHEPQVTHFIISSDTTPRKAAISESPRKQTGVTNTQNYDRMRRSPRNLSTSKSSTEKDSYKKKDGEGRKEKKRNSKETKVNNSYDNVRTLRSATKEKSLRSKSQKDEKKVVSGTRSSVLLKRKSQCLWKDSYVYQNLLKRAKTGVPRKSGRSDNRSNRRNESDDEDDSGSTGQSSARPSTRSSSSVRRQTQRQTQKKNRPLRHAATINKRSSMLPVREQKNRGDNEEKEQHKEFTIEEVEKLTKDASIKLVEKNSCQYEDGVIYESLFINQVKYSIGDDVLLFCMGSGEGGTGTSGTTTRQPSKNKNKQKNGYQLRKGKISSFYQNEETNQVEAEVCIYIDQHDAACIRELCEKQKSRRSKADFEVFLDEKTRNFYLLGNIDFKIVDAKMILKKINVYNEKSLYDEDKTSKQGKDKFLCTHYVKEREERICDVQNSEHWDNMVLGSSDLYYSFSNGKKSSKNKSLKMIIEKLKVNEAGGVNNQSDNATVSPSNTATSSKTRSSNKRTGSTLKATPTRGSTPKQSAQKNAKVDINNFIKQDQENYYVNLLRNITDPTDKAIRMMQLDVVPKYLPCREKEIKEVHGFLESGIKQSGSNQILYISGMPGTGKTATVYSVIQLLQHKTKQKLLPEFNVFEINGMNVVHPNAAYQVLYKQLFNKKPPNALNAFKMLDRLFNQNKKDNRNVSILIIDEIDYLITKTQKVLFTLFDWPTKVNSKLVLIAISNTMDLPERLIPRCRSRLAFGRLVFSPYKGDEIEKIIKERLENCKEIIDHTAIQLCARKVANVSGDIRKALQICRKAFENKRGQKIVPRDITEATNQLFDSPLTNAINYLPWPFKMFLTCVIVELRMLNDFIIPYKKVLNRYRVLVETSGKYIGMCSNAELFKIMLDKLVKMGILLIRPYIPLESLAKNKNKETLLGFNESSKKNGPEGSKSTRTQVSAEIDKESGDMGLELNVETQLIITALMKDAECSQKLNFY